A DNA window from Halanaerobiales bacterium contains the following coding sequences:
- a CDS encoding ABC transporter substrate-binding protein, which yields MKKLLVLLLIMTFLIFSGTGFAAEKGGGELTVGLEADPPMLDPHLSTAKVDRQVFQSLYDTLVEVDNNMNLVPGLAKDWTIENDGTRYVFKLRENVKFHDGTKFNAQAVKFNFERMRDDKLGSPRKSELSLIENIEIVSDYKIAVELSKPFTPFLASLADRAGMMVSPTAVKELGEDFANQPVGTGPFQFVAREVQDKIELEKFDNYWKEGLPYLEKVTYKPYPDGNVRIVNLTDGDLDMIGEVPPKDLRKLKSDSGIKVSMVSGLGFQGIWVNKGQMPLKDNRLAQALNKSIDKEAVVKVVFGEAAIPADSPFPPGTSMHNEEREIEKVDPVGAKKLLNEAGKPDGYKLTMMVAPNPTAKQTAQLIQSMASNVGIDIELELLEFGTLLDRLTAGNYQAALLGWSGRLDPDGNTYRFFHSEGGLNDSNYNNEKVDDILDETRVVTDPEKRKELFQNLMTHLDRDLPYMFVYHPREIKAFKEKVKGFTPYADGLLRLEEVWIEKEN from the coding sequence ATGAAAAAATTACTTGTTTTACTATTAATAATGACATTTCTGATCTTTAGTGGTACAGGTTTTGCCGCAGAAAAAGGTGGAGGAGAATTAACAGTTGGTTTAGAAGCTGATCCCCCAATGCTTGATCCCCATCTCTCTACTGCAAAAGTAGATAGACAGGTTTTCCAGAGTTTATATGATACCTTAGTTGAAGTAGATAATAATATGAATCTTGTCCCTGGACTGGCAAAAGATTGGACAATTGAAAATGACGGGACTCGTTATGTTTTTAAATTAAGAGAAAATGTAAAATTTCATGATGGAACAAAATTTAATGCTCAGGCTGTGAAATTTAATTTTGAAAGAATGCGGGATGATAAATTAGGTTCACCAAGAAAAAGTGAATTAAGTCTTATCGAAAATATTGAAATTGTAAGTGATTATAAAATTGCTGTAGAACTATCAAAGCCTTTTACACCATTTTTAGCTTCCCTTGCTGATAGAGCTGGAATGATGGTATCTCCTACTGCTGTTAAAGAACTTGGTGAAGATTTTGCCAATCAACCAGTAGGTACAGGTCCCTTCCAATTTGTAGCAAGAGAAGTTCAGGATAAAATCGAGTTAGAAAAATTTGATAACTACTGGAAAGAAGGTTTGCCATATCTAGAAAAAGTCACCTATAAACCTTATCCTGATGGAAATGTAAGGATTGTTAATTTAACTGATGGGGACTTGGACATGATAGGAGAAGTTCCTCCCAAAGATCTTAGAAAATTAAAATCCGACTCTGGTATAAAAGTAAGTATGGTTAGTGGTCTTGGCTTTCAGGGTATCTGGGTAAACAAAGGTCAAATGCCTTTAAAAGATAATCGTCTTGCCCAGGCTTTAAATAAAAGTATTGACAAAGAAGCAGTTGTAAAAGTTGTATTTGGAGAAGCAGCTATTCCTGCCGATAGTCCTTTCCCACCTGGAACTTCAATGCATAATGAAGAAAGAGAAATCGAAAAAGTTGATCCAGTTGGTGCCAAAAAGTTATTAAATGAAGCAGGTAAACCAGATGGTTATAAACTAACAATGATGGTAGCACCTAATCCAACAGCAAAACAAACTGCTCAATTAATTCAATCAATGGCTTCTAATGTAGGAATTGATATAGAATTAGAATTACTTGAATTTGGTACTTTACTTGATCGTCTTACTGCCGGAAACTATCAGGCTGCACTTCTTGGCTGGAGTGGTAGACTTGATCCTGATGGAAATACCTATCGTTTCTTCCATAGTGAAGGTGGATTAAATGATAGTAATTATAATAATGAAAAAGTTGATGATATTTTAGATGAAACTCGGGTAGTTACAGATCCTGAAAAAAGAAAAGAATTATTCCAGAATTTAATGACCCATCTGGATCGCGATTTACCTTATATGTTTGTATATCATCCAAGAGAAATAAAGGCATTTAAAGAAAAAGTAAAAGGATTTACTCCTTATGCAGATGGTTTATTAAGACTTGAAGAGGTCTGGATAGAAAAAGAAAACTAA
- the nikB gene encoding nickel ABC transporter permease, with protein sequence MSRYILQRLMMMIPVLLLVTILIFSLIHLTPGDPALLILGQEASPEALSSLRAKLGLDQPLYMQYLSWIGDVLKGDLGESVRDNRSVGKTILRKLPATMELALLGILISIIIAIPAGIISAVKKGSVFDYSSTLVALGGISMPSFWVGILLVYLFAVKFNILPPSGYVSPWEDLSQNLKLMILPSISLGIRMAAVTMRMMRSNLLETLQKDYIKTAHAKGLSNKVVVVKHAVRNSLISVITVIGLQLSAFLGGAVITETIFSIPGFGRLVVQSIFNRDFPMLQGSILIMAVMVITVNLLVDIIYTFLDPRIEAGGETK encoded by the coding sequence TTGAGTAGATATATATTACAGAGACTAATGATGATGATTCCAGTTTTGCTTTTAGTAACCATACTCATCTTCTCCTTAATTCACCTTACTCCTGGAGACCCTGCCCTTTTAATTTTAGGGCAGGAGGCTTCTCCAGAAGCTTTATCTTCATTAAGAGCAAAGTTAGGACTTGATCAACCACTTTATATGCAATATCTAAGCTGGATAGGAGATGTTCTAAAAGGTGATTTAGGTGAATCTGTACGGGATAATAGGAGTGTAGGTAAAACAATATTAAGAAAACTTCCAGCAACTATGGAATTAGCTTTACTCGGAATTTTAATATCTATTATTATTGCAATCCCAGCTGGTATAATATCAGCAGTGAAAAAAGGAAGTGTATTTGATTATTCCTCTACTTTAGTAGCCCTTGGAGGAATTTCAATGCCCAGCTTTTGGGTGGGAATACTTCTAGTTTATCTTTTTGCAGTAAAATTCAATATATTACCTCCCTCAGGTTATGTGTCACCCTGGGAAGATTTAAGCCAAAATTTAAAACTAATGATTTTACCTTCTATTTCCTTAGGAATTAGAATGGCAGCAGTTACAATGAGAATGATGAGATCAAATCTATTAGAAACTCTACAAAAAGATTATATAAAAACAGCTCATGCCAAAGGTCTTTCTAATAAAGTAGTTGTAGTAAAACATGCAGTTCGAAACTCACTTATTTCAGTCATTACAGTAATTGGCCTTCAATTATCAGCATTTTTAGGGGGAGCAGTTATTACAGAAACTATTTTTAGTATACCTGGTTTTGGAAGATTGGTTGTACAATCAATTTTCAATAGAGATTTCCCAATGTTACAGGGATCAATTTTGATTATGGCTGTAATGGTAATTACCGTTAACCTCTTAGTCGATATAATCTATACTTTCCTTGATCCCAGGATTGAAGCAGGAGGTGAAACAAAATAA
- a CDS encoding HIT family protein gives MSCPFCNINEDKIIAKNKFSYAIYDKYPVNKGHILIISKEHIRDYFDASTEVREAIFDLMEDCKSLLDNKYNPNGYNIGFNCGKEAGQTIMHFHLHLIPRYEGDIEDPTGGVRGVIPEKRVY, from the coding sequence ATGAGCTGCCCATTTTGTAATATTAATGAGGATAAAATTATAGCTAAAAATAAATTTTCTTATGCTATTTATGATAAATACCCAGTTAATAAAGGGCATATTCTTATTATTTCAAAAGAACATATTCGTGATTATTTTGATGCCAGTACTGAAGTTAGAGAAGCTATTTTTGATCTAATGGAAGACTGTAAATCTTTGTTAGATAATAAATATAATCCTAATGGTTATAATATAGGCTTTAACTGTGGGAAAGAAGCAGGACAAACAATTATGCACTTCCATCTACATTTAATACCTAGATATGAAGGAGATATAGAAGATCCAACTGGTGGAGTAAGAGGGGTTATTCCAGAAAAAAGAGTTTATTAA
- a CDS encoding ABC transporter permease: MATTEKRLKISQENNKKRRKDKSRAEVLWSKFYKNKLAVIGAIIIIIEIFVALLAPWIAPYDPTEPSYVKVLNSPSSEHFLGTDSLGRDVFSRVVHGTRVSLSAGLIAVSIALVIGVPIGLISGYYQGFLDEFIIMRFTDAMMALPSLVLALALSAIMGAGLRNAMIAIGIIFTPRYIRLVRGEVLSVKEDQYIEAAHALGMSDLRLLFKHILPNITSPIMVQATLNIATGIIVEAGLSYLGLGTQPPVPSWGNMLSSGQGYLEQAPWIALSSGIAIFISVLAFNLFGDGLRDMLDPKEK; this comes from the coding sequence ATGGCAACAACTGAAAAGAGATTAAAAATTTCTCAGGAAAATAATAAAAAGAGAAGAAAAGATAAAAGTAGAGCAGAAGTATTATGGAGTAAATTTTATAAAAACAAATTGGCTGTTATTGGTGCTATTATAATTATTATTGAAATTTTTGTAGCCCTTTTAGCTCCCTGGATTGCTCCCTATGATCCTACTGAGCCAAGTTATGTTAAAGTTCTTAATTCACCAAGTTCTGAACATTTTTTAGGTACAGATAGTCTGGGGAGAGATGTATTTAGTAGAGTAGTTCACGGAACAAGAGTTTCACTTTCTGCTGGTTTAATTGCAGTTTCTATAGCTTTAGTTATTGGAGTCCCAATCGGCCTTATATCTGGATATTATCAAGGATTTTTAGATGAATTTATAATTATGAGATTTACTGATGCAATGATGGCTTTACCTTCTCTTGTACTTGCTTTAGCATTAAGTGCAATTATGGGAGCAGGTCTGAGAAATGCAATGATAGCAATAGGTATTATTTTTACCCCCCGTTATATAAGACTTGTTAGAGGAGAAGTATTATCAGTAAAAGAAGATCAATATATAGAAGCTGCTCATGCTTTAGGAATGAGTGATTTAAGACTATTATTTAAACACATTTTGCCAAATATAACAAGTCCAATAATGGTTCAGGCTACTTTAAATATTGCTACTGGAATAATTGTAGAGGCAGGACTTAGTTATTTAGGACTTGGCACACAACCTCCTGTACCCAGCTGGGGAAATATGTTAAGTAGTGGCCAGGGATATTTAGAACAGGCTCCCTGGATAGCTTTATCTTCTGGTATAGCAATTTTTATTTCTGTACTTGCTTTCAATTTATTCGGTGATGGTTTAAGAGATATGTTAGACCCTAAAGAAAAATAA
- a CDS encoding methyltransferase domain-containing protein, which yields MDEVEKYYDQAAKEEWDRLKRHKVEFDITKRYMQKYIAPKSKVLDVGGGPGRYAIFLAKKGHDVTLLDLSKENIKLAKKKAEENNLELKKYIHGNALKLEEDVKEKFDTVLCMGPLYHLTDKNERKKVVNQCLKRLKKGGKLFVSFISAYAPTIDFIKKNPEELAKYGSDFLLNYLEDGKNIVSSDNPGFITAHFINPAEIEPFMNNFALKKEVISGIEGLTAQNEEKINKLSDKAYEEWLDLIFETSKNPMTWASCEHLLYIGTKI from the coding sequence ATGGATGAAGTAGAGAAATATTATGATCAGGCTGCCAAAGAAGAATGGGACCGTCTTAAAAGACATAAAGTTGAATTTGATATTACAAAAAGATATATGCAAAAATATATTGCTCCGAAATCAAAAGTATTGGATGTTGGGGGAGGGCCTGGTAGATATGCTATATTTTTGGCCAAAAAAGGACATGATGTTACTTTATTAGATCTCTCAAAAGAAAATATAAAACTTGCTAAGAAAAAAGCTGAAGAAAATAATCTTGAACTTAAAAAATATATTCATGGAAATGCACTTAAACTTGAGGAAGATGTTAAAGAGAAGTTTGATACAGTTTTATGTATGGGACCTTTATATCATTTAACTGATAAAAATGAACGAAAAAAAGTTGTTAATCAGTGTTTAAAAAGATTAAAAAAAGGTGGAAAACTATTTGTCTCCTTTATTTCTGCCTATGCCCCGACAATTGATTTTATAAAAAAGAATCCAGAAGAATTAGCTAAATATGGAAGTGACTTTTTACTTAATTATTTAGAGGATGGCAAAAATATTGTTAGTTCAGATAACCCTGGTTTTATTACTGCTCATTTTATTAATCCTGCTGAAATTGAACCTTTTATGAATAATTTTGCTCTTAAAAAAGAAGTTATAAGTGGAATAGAAGGTTTAACAGCACAAAATGAAGAAAAAATAAATAAATTATCTGATAAAGCTTATGAGGAATGGTTGGATTTAATTTTTGAAACTTCGAAAAATCCGATGACCTGGGCCAGCTGTGAACATCTCTTATATATTGGTACTAAAATATAA